Proteins from a genomic interval of Paenibacillus sp. RC334:
- a CDS encoding oligosaccharide flippase family protein, with the protein MSTWTAARKVFTGDSLAKTIMRTSFNNFFVLIVTTLTSILTARMLGVEGKGELAAVLFWPTLIGSVLSFGLPTSLIYNLKKKTGTTEQLLALSLWIQLPASLLAGAVAWICMPLWLNGYGADIVHLSQLYCAAAVPLAVLTALTTALSQGLDRFSVYNGLLFYYPLLNFIGLVTLWLMGLLNVQLAGAVNFAASFLALVWAFLRLRKHMNLRTFRPFTSRQVLRPYYSYGARVYGMELMGTLSTQTDKIVIVALLSPKAFGLYSVVYALSRVFNVVQNAVTNVTFPKVTGMEHSKIVETVGRAFRISMAAMLIVIVPALFIGRYMLGLLYGPAFLEASLTFYLLSLECIIGGGSWILASAFNALGRPGLVLFRQIVAYAITVGLFFICTPIFGLDGIAIALLVGACVRLAFSLFSFPMFFDVPLSRIIFDKSDITFVIQTIQKKRRKGELKDAEFASHG; encoded by the coding sequence ATGAGCACATGGACAGCAGCAAGGAAAGTATTCACGGGTGACAGTCTCGCCAAAACGATCATGCGCACGAGCTTTAACAATTTTTTCGTGCTGATCGTCACGACCCTGACTTCGATCCTGACCGCACGTATGCTCGGAGTCGAGGGGAAAGGAGAACTGGCGGCAGTTCTGTTCTGGCCTACGCTAATCGGCAGCGTGCTGAGCTTCGGCTTGCCAACGTCGCTGATTTATAACCTCAAGAAGAAAACAGGCACGACGGAACAATTACTGGCGTTGTCGCTGTGGATTCAGTTGCCTGCCAGCTTGCTAGCGGGGGCGGTGGCCTGGATATGTATGCCGCTGTGGCTGAATGGCTATGGTGCGGATATCGTCCACCTGTCACAGCTCTATTGTGCGGCTGCGGTACCGCTGGCGGTGCTTACGGCGCTGACAACAGCATTATCGCAAGGGCTGGATCGGTTTAGCGTATATAATGGACTGTTGTTTTACTATCCGCTGCTGAACTTCATCGGTCTGGTGACGCTGTGGCTGATGGGGCTGCTCAATGTGCAGCTGGCGGGGGCCGTGAATTTTGCCGCGAGTTTCCTTGCGCTGGTATGGGCGTTCCTCCGTTTGCGCAAGCATATGAATTTGCGTACTTTCCGCCCGTTCACCAGCCGCCAGGTGCTCCGCCCTTATTATAGCTATGGAGCGAGAGTCTACGGGATGGAGTTGATGGGGACGCTGTCCACACAAACGGACAAAATTGTCATCGTGGCGCTGCTGTCACCCAAAGCATTCGGTCTGTACTCTGTCGTCTATGCTCTGTCGCGTGTGTTCAATGTGGTGCAGAACGCTGTTACGAATGTAACCTTTCCGAAGGTGACTGGAATGGAGCACAGCAAAATTGTCGAAACCGTCGGTCGTGCTTTTCGCATCTCCATGGCTGCTATGCTGATCGTCATCGTGCCGGCTTTATTCATTGGACGATACATGCTGGGCTTGCTGTATGGCCCCGCTTTTCTGGAAGCATCGTTAACCTTCTACCTGCTGTCACTGGAGTGCATCATCGGAGGTGGCTCATGGATTCTGGCTTCGGCCTTCAACGCACTGGGTCGGCCGGGGCTAGTGCTGTTTCGGCAAATTGTGGCATATGCGATTACCGTCGGGCTGTTCTTTATTTGTACCCCGATCTTCGGTCTGGACGGCATTGCCATTGCTTTGCTCGTAGGCGCTTGTGTACGGTTGGCATTCTCTCTGTTTTCATTCCCGATGTTTTTCGATGTTCCGTTATCACGGATCATTTTTGATAAAAGTGATATCACATTTGTTATTCAGACCATACAAAAGAAGCGCAGGAAGGGAGAACTGAAAGATGCCGAATTCGCATCCCATGGCTAA
- a CDS encoding polysaccharide pyruvyl transferase family protein: MPNSHPMAKLKNKLSVILDVVPQGSNIIYVDYPVYNNGGDVLIMKGTEAFFKDNGIRVRARYSAMDIPDQLQIPGDWIIVCHGGGNFGDLYSNHQNLRERIVRDFPSHRIVIMPQTIHFQSEQKGNEVAALFNGHPDLHMFVRDTRSYQWAKEKLNQCSITLCPDMAHQLWPLKPTTETVKDVLYFLRTDIETVGGQKQFDDEADAAHRLDWDTLFTPLEVKGIVYFQKFYRLDKKIGGPLPTRTFWYKYTDHLMNKAVTLFSSYREVRTSRLHGHILACLLDMPHVVIDNSYGKNSQYYNTWTQPNPKAKLFIDTPDALEQLS; this comes from the coding sequence ATGCCGAATTCGCATCCCATGGCTAAACTGAAAAATAAGCTGAGCGTCATTCTCGACGTAGTCCCCCAAGGTTCGAATATCATTTATGTTGACTACCCCGTGTATAACAACGGTGGGGACGTACTCATCATGAAAGGCACCGAGGCGTTCTTCAAGGATAACGGTATCCGAGTTCGTGCCCGTTACAGTGCTATGGATATTCCCGATCAGCTTCAAATTCCGGGCGACTGGATTATCGTGTGTCATGGAGGCGGCAATTTCGGCGATTTATATTCAAATCACCAAAATTTGCGGGAACGTATCGTGCGGGATTTCCCGAGCCACCGCATTGTAATCATGCCGCAGACGATCCATTTTCAATCCGAACAGAAGGGGAATGAGGTCGCTGCGCTGTTCAATGGTCACCCGGATTTACATATGTTTGTGCGGGATACACGTTCTTATCAGTGGGCCAAGGAAAAGCTGAATCAGTGCAGCATCACGCTATGCCCGGACATGGCACACCAGCTCTGGCCGTTGAAGCCGACGACAGAAACGGTCAAGGACGTACTGTACTTCCTGCGTACGGATATTGAAACCGTAGGGGGGCAAAAGCAATTCGACGACGAAGCAGATGCCGCCCACCGTCTGGACTGGGACACTCTGTTCACTCCGCTGGAAGTAAAAGGGATCGTCTACTTCCAGAAGTTTTACCGTCTGGACAAGAAAATCGGCGGTCCGCTGCCAACGCGTACCTTCTGGTACAAGTATACCGATCATCTCATGAACAAGGCGGTTACGCTGTTCAGCTCTTACCGCGAGGTTCGCACCTCACGGCTGCACGGTCATATTCTAGCCTGCCTGCTCGATATGCCGCATGTCGTCATTGATAATTCGTACGGCAAAAACTCGCAGTATTATAACACCTGGACACAGCCCAATCCCAAGGCGAAGCTGTTCATCGATACACCTGATGCGCTGGAGCAGCTTTCTTAA
- a CDS encoding glycosyltransferase family 2 protein: MSDVSIIICTRNRIEDLTRCIQSIAGQQQLEHTAVELLIVDDGDISDQQVELYRDMVSGLPQGVLKYHKKSRPGVWLSRYEALSLVRYDIVLYFDDDAELDDKLYIRRLLDTYDQDETIVGVGGIAKGLHSSRAGKLLGILTFQMSPSLGKLSPSSLAGSLLRWGEATEVFDTEFFHGCNMSFRRVALRDMKPYPWMTSYAVADDLYMCQLASRYGKLVINPDLTIIHHESSSSRDKAGKVAKATAINHYYFLALKKAGAIQYGALLWTLSYLMFKEILRRNFNAAEGYKQGVLFILNPRKQKYNEYLGPAVQ, translated from the coding sequence AAGATCTGACACGCTGTATACAATCTATCGCAGGACAGCAGCAGCTGGAGCATACGGCTGTAGAGCTGCTGATTGTGGATGACGGCGATATTTCCGACCAACAGGTCGAGCTGTACCGTGACATGGTATCCGGCTTGCCTCAAGGCGTTTTGAAGTATCATAAAAAAAGTCGTCCCGGCGTTTGGTTATCCCGCTATGAAGCATTGTCTCTCGTACGGTATGATATCGTGCTGTATTTTGACGATGATGCCGAACTGGATGATAAACTCTATATCCGGCGCTTGCTCGATACCTATGATCAGGATGAAACGATTGTGGGTGTTGGAGGGATTGCAAAGGGACTACATTCGAGCCGGGCAGGGAAGCTGCTGGGCATTTTGACATTTCAGATGTCCCCGTCTCTCGGCAAGCTTTCGCCCAGTAGTCTGGCAGGTTCATTGCTGCGTTGGGGAGAAGCGACGGAGGTTTTTGACACGGAATTTTTTCATGGCTGCAACATGTCATTCCGGCGGGTTGCGCTTCGAGATATGAAGCCGTATCCGTGGATGACCAGCTATGCCGTGGCTGACGATTTGTATATGTGCCAGTTAGCGAGCCGTTACGGCAAGCTGGTTATCAATCCCGACTTAACAATCATTCATCACGAATCTTCAAGCTCGCGCGATAAGGCGGGCAAAGTAGCCAAGGCTACAGCGATCAATCACTATTATTTCCTTGCTCTGAAAAAGGCGGGAGCCATCCAGTACGGGGCGCTTTTATGGACCTTGTCCTACCTGATGTTCAAGGAGATACTACGTCGTAACTTTAATGCAGCAGAAGGATACAAGCAGGGGGTGCTGTTCATTCTGAATCCGCGCAAGCAAAAATATAACGAATATTTAGGCCCGGCGGTTCAGTAA
- a CDS encoding PTS transporter subunit EIIC produces the protein MAISIESFTEKLQQFAGVLQDNKYFDAISKGLMGTMPIIFVGSIAALVNALPIDAYQSFITDTGLKNYLQLATKLTTDMIALYAVFSIAYSMSKNYKQDGLNAGILALLSFLVVTPLDMSKDGAFSLPFQWLGATGLFISIIMGLMVGRLYALLLKKGISIKMPDGVPPSVAKSFAGLIPGLVIIAVDLCINGLFNVTSYGNIHNFVYHLLQTPLQNLGGTYWAFILTIGLLSQILWVVGIHGGMVCLSVMMPIFMALDLQNLSAYSAGQPLPNIVGMNFMFVYGIGAGCSIGLAILLVVAKSERYKALGKIAFPSAIFGISEPTIFGAPIILNPVLAIPFIVSPIISYTLAYFLTTMDVLPRLGLQVPLGLPPIINGFMSGGWRVALFQVFLILISLATYYPFFKSLDKHAKKEELGGAA, from the coding sequence ATGGCAATTTCAATAGAGTCCTTCACTGAAAAACTACAGCAATTTGCGGGAGTATTACAAGATAATAAATACTTCGATGCTATTTCCAAGGGCTTAATGGGGACGATGCCGATTATTTTCGTAGGCTCCATTGCGGCGTTAGTTAATGCCCTACCCATAGATGCCTATCAAAGCTTTATTACAGACACGGGATTGAAAAATTACCTTCAGTTGGCGACCAAGTTGACTACAGACATGATCGCTCTCTATGCCGTATTTAGTATTGCATACAGCATGTCCAAAAATTATAAGCAAGACGGACTGAATGCAGGCATACTGGCCTTGCTGAGCTTTTTAGTCGTCACTCCATTGGATATGAGTAAGGATGGAGCATTTTCCTTGCCGTTTCAGTGGCTGGGAGCAACCGGATTATTTATATCTATTATTATGGGTTTAATGGTAGGCAGATTATATGCTTTGCTTCTTAAAAAGGGAATATCCATTAAGATGCCGGATGGCGTTCCACCGTCCGTTGCAAAATCTTTTGCCGGGCTGATCCCGGGACTCGTGATTATCGCGGTTGATTTGTGTATTAATGGCTTGTTCAATGTAACTTCCTATGGAAATATTCATAACTTTGTTTATCATCTCCTGCAGACCCCTCTTCAAAATCTGGGAGGAACGTATTGGGCTTTTATTCTGACGATCGGGCTTTTGAGTCAAATCTTGTGGGTCGTAGGGATTCACGGAGGAATGGTTTGTTTGTCGGTGATGATGCCCATCTTTATGGCCTTGGATTTACAGAATTTGTCCGCCTACTCCGCAGGACAACCTCTTCCGAACATTGTGGGCATGAACTTCATGTTTGTGTACGGAATTGGAGCAGGCTGTTCGATTGGACTGGCTATTCTTCTGGTTGTGGCTAAAAGTGAACGTTATAAAGCGTTGGGCAAGATTGCTTTTCCATCGGCTATATTTGGGATCAGTGAACCGACCATTTTTGGTGCTCCGATTATTTTAAACCCGGTATTGGCGATTCCTTTCATCGTCAGTCCAATCATCAGTTACACACTGGCCTACTTCCTAACTACGATGGATGTATTGCCTCGTCTGGGACTGCAAGTACCTTTGGGTCTTCCACCTATTATTAACGGTTTTATGTCCGGTGGCTGGAGGGTTGCTTTGTTTCAGGTATTTTTGATCCTCATATCTCTTGCTACTTATTATCCTTTCTTCAAGTCACTTGATAAGCACGCGAAGAAGGAAGAATTGGGAGGTGCAGCCTGA
- a CDS encoding BglG family transcription antiterminator, with the protein MNNRQISILLRILFGNDPLTGSSIAKEFLVSARTVRSDIKLLNNELSKYKVQIHSSKQVGYYIEPRDKKIIRGIFEEFNLTDQETDVPNTPIERTVYIVLKLLFSTDYITMETIADDIYVSKTTINYDIKRVSEVVHSFSSLQLTVSQTKGLLLSGNEISKRALLYHALQQGTTGKHLEIMNRIKYLFKEPHVYDDLIEFQKLVMNMLNSYGYFLTDQDIFSLFIDFYISMKRSQTGFIIDQQIEEELDPDIVKIVLAGMSKLMAEPEENELKYLQQRFQSKRLLNVKNDDSYTQNQEAVDIVKHLLVEIRSKFGINFLNNENLTHNLIQHISPLIYRLKTHTFEINPLKEETRRKYPFAFELSNVLVPIIKERYGLTINESELTYISLHLAVALEEVFDKPAVAIMCGSGLGTAQLLYRKLLSYYGERLNILGWYSMYQLEQVLNGDLGQVDFIVTTVPIEADTSIPVLQVNPLLNRSDLNKIEKYLQSPIRIHSQNSHESGNGHSFFSEGLFEYVRQPGDYFQVLRTLTANLLEQHMISDGEEFYQSVIEREQMQSTVLANLIALPHAMDYISTKTAISVGVLEEPIKHEGRKIKLVMLVAINPKEKEELNRLYSMIERILETDHVKALTSAENFQAFMANLI; encoded by the coding sequence ATGAACAATCGTCAAATCAGTATACTTCTTCGTATTCTCTTTGGAAACGATCCACTTACCGGCAGTTCCATTGCGAAAGAATTTTTGGTCAGTGCCAGAACCGTTCGTTCGGATATTAAGCTGCTGAATAACGAATTGTCTAAATATAAAGTCCAGATTCATTCATCGAAGCAAGTCGGCTATTATATCGAGCCCAGAGATAAGAAAATCATTAGAGGTATTTTCGAGGAGTTCAATCTCACGGATCAGGAGACGGATGTACCGAATACGCCTATTGAAAGAACCGTGTATATCGTGCTCAAGCTCTTGTTTTCAACCGACTATATAACGATGGAAACTATAGCCGATGATATCTACGTTTCCAAGACGACCATTAATTATGATATCAAGCGAGTGAGTGAAGTCGTTCATAGCTTTTCAAGCTTGCAGTTAACGGTATCTCAAACCAAAGGCTTATTGCTGTCGGGAAATGAAATTTCCAAGCGGGCGCTTCTATACCATGCTCTACAGCAGGGGACAACAGGCAAGCACTTGGAAATTATGAATCGCATAAAATATCTGTTCAAGGAACCCCATGTCTATGATGATCTTATTGAGTTCCAGAAGCTAGTTATGAATATGCTTAATTCTTACGGGTACTTCCTAACCGATCAGGACATTTTCTCCTTGTTTATAGATTTTTATATCAGCATGAAGCGCAGCCAGACGGGATTTATTATAGATCAACAGATTGAGGAAGAGCTGGACCCGGATATTGTGAAAATTGTCTTGGCAGGTATGAGCAAGCTTATGGCTGAACCGGAGGAAAATGAACTGAAGTATCTACAGCAACGCTTCCAATCCAAGCGGCTGTTAAATGTGAAAAATGATGATTCATATACACAGAACCAAGAAGCTGTTGACATTGTGAAGCACTTATTGGTCGAGATACGAAGTAAATTTGGTATTAATTTTCTGAACAATGAGAATTTGACCCATAATCTTATTCAACATATAAGTCCGCTGATCTATCGTTTGAAAACGCATACTTTTGAGATTAATCCCTTAAAAGAGGAAACGCGAAGAAAGTATCCTTTTGCCTTTGAGCTATCGAATGTCCTTGTACCTATCATTAAAGAAAGGTACGGGCTAACGATTAATGAATCAGAGCTGACCTACATTTCATTACACCTTGCCGTGGCGCTGGAAGAAGTATTTGACAAGCCTGCGGTTGCCATTATGTGTGGCTCAGGCTTGGGAACGGCTCAGCTTTTATACCGCAAGCTGTTGTCCTATTATGGTGAACGGCTGAACATTTTGGGATGGTACTCTATGTATCAGCTTGAACAGGTATTGAATGGGGACTTGGGGCAGGTTGATTTTATAGTGACTACGGTACCCATAGAAGCGGACACAAGCATTCCTGTGTTGCAGGTCAATCCGTTGCTGAACCGGTCAGACCTGAATAAAATCGAGAAATATTTACAAAGTCCTATTCGTATTCACAGCCAGAACAGTCACGAATCAGGGAACGGCCATTCTTTTTTCAGCGAGGGATTATTTGAATACGTTAGACAGCCGGGTGATTACTTTCAAGTTCTACGTACATTAACAGCAAATTTGCTAGAGCAGCACATGATTAGCGATGGTGAAGAGTTCTATCAATCTGTCATTGAGCGGGAGCAGATGCAGTCCACTGTTTTGGCAAATTTAATTGCTCTGCCACATGCGATGGATTATATCTCCACCAAAACAGCTATTTCGGTAGGGGTGCTGGAGGAGCCGATCAAGCATGAAGGCAGAAAAATCAAACTGGTGATGCTGGTGGCCATTAATCCGAAGGAAAAAGAAGAGCTGAACCGATTGTACAGCATGATTGAACGAATTTTGGAAACAGACCATGTCAAAGCGCTCACAAGCGCGGAAAATTTTCAGGCTTTTATGGCAAATTTAATATAA
- a CDS encoding PTS sugar transporter subunit IIB produces MNILLVCAAGMSTSILVSKMKKSLEPDQQDWVIEAHPIGELSDYINNFDVVLLGPQVSHKLKGVEKEYGSYGKPIAVINSLDYGMGNGKKVVEFAIELVHKNNL; encoded by the coding sequence ATGAATATTTTATTAGTTTGTGCCGCAGGAATGTCTACCAGTATATTGGTCAGCAAAATGAAAAAGTCCCTTGAGCCAGATCAACAGGATTGGGTCATTGAGGCTCATCCGATTGGAGAGTTATCTGATTACATTAACAACTTTGATGTGGTTTTATTGGGACCGCAGGTGAGCCACAAGCTCAAGGGAGTCGAGAAGGAGTACGGTTCTTACGGTAAGCCGATTGCTGTCATTAATTCTCTGGATTACGGAATGGGTAACGGAAAAAAAGTAGTTGAGTTTGCAATTGAGTTAGTTCATAAAAACAATTTATGA
- a CDS encoding PTS lactose/cellobiose transporter subunit IIA, with translation METETEQHIMGIILHSGEANKKAFSALGEVRKRNFEQARALIKEASKESVQAHKVQTKLMQQEADDQKLEMNLLVVHAQDHLMNSLLTIDLIEELIEVFYELHH, from the coding sequence ATGGAGACAGAGACAGAACAACATATTATGGGAATTATTCTACACTCCGGCGAAGCCAACAAAAAGGCATTTTCCGCACTCGGTGAAGTGAGAAAACGGAATTTTGAACAAGCCAGAGCACTGATTAAGGAAGCCTCCAAGGAATCGGTTCAAGCACATAAAGTGCAGACCAAGCTGATGCAGCAGGAAGCCGACGATCAAAAGCTGGAAATGAATCTGCTGGTTGTACATGCACAGGATCATTTAATGAACTCTTTATTAACCATTGATTTAATTGAGGAATTAATTGAAGTATTTTATGAATTGCACCATTAA
- a CDS encoding glycosyltransferase → MLSLSIALCTRNRVDDLTRCINSIAIGGAPEACETELWIIDDGELPRHVLERYKRQLGRAGITYRYHRKEQPGLWLSRVKTVELAQGDIILFLDDDVELPNNYLNELIRTYEAYPQAAGVGGIAQGMSNSFMGTIRCLLSFQQSLSKGKLSLSGQSGSMYNWHKAKKTFRTEFFHGCNMSFRREAIRSLEPVPWLQSYSVGEDLLLSRIAMKSGSLYINPALTLLHHESPSSRDNMEQVTYMRVMNHIYLLRDERSGPIGYAALYWTTLYQILREKPKKNHTAIQGYRKALKAIFSSQKEPMGGGQLPERNSKKTVG, encoded by the coding sequence ATGTTAAGCTTGTCCATTGCCCTGTGCACCCGAAATCGGGTTGACGATCTGACCCGATGCATTAATTCAATAGCTATTGGTGGGGCACCGGAGGCATGTGAAACCGAGCTGTGGATTATTGATGATGGAGAACTGCCGAGGCATGTGCTGGAACGCTATAAGCGTCAATTGGGCAGAGCGGGGATTACCTACCGATACCATCGCAAGGAGCAGCCGGGCTTATGGCTTTCACGTGTAAAAACAGTTGAGCTGGCGCAGGGCGATATCATTTTGTTTCTTGACGATGATGTTGAGCTGCCGAACAACTATTTGAACGAGCTGATACGTACCTATGAGGCTTACCCGCAGGCCGCTGGTGTCGGCGGGATTGCGCAGGGCATGAGCAACAGCTTCATGGGAACCATTCGTTGCCTGCTGTCATTCCAGCAGTCCTTGTCCAAAGGAAAGCTGTCTCTCAGCGGTCAGTCCGGCTCGATGTACAACTGGCACAAGGCGAAGAAGACGTTTCGAACCGAGTTCTTTCATGGTTGCAATATGTCATTTCGCCGTGAGGCGATTCGCAGTCTGGAGCCGGTACCTTGGTTGCAAAGCTATAGCGTAGGGGAAGACCTGTTACTTTCACGAATTGCCATGAAAAGCGGCTCGCTGTACATTAACCCGGCGCTTACGCTCCTTCACCACGAATCGCCGTCCTCGCGCGACAATATGGAGCAGGTCACTTATATGCGGGTGATGAATCATATTTATCTGTTGCGGGACGAGCGATCTGGGCCGATTGGCTATGCTGCGCTGTATTGGACGACGCTGTATCAAATTTTGAGAGAGAAGCCCAAGAAAAATCATACTGCCATTCAAGGCTACAGAAAAGCACTGAAGGCGATTTTTTCAAGTCAGAAGGAGCCTATGGGCGGAGGGCAGCTACCTGAACGCAATTCCAAAAAAACGGTAGGCTGA